In Calothrix sp. PCC 7507, one DNA window encodes the following:
- a CDS encoding nucleotidyltransferase family protein, with protein sequence MDSKTRLQIILADTPIGDVLPAISLVNLPNWWLAGGAVRNTVWHSIFGSKCELIINDFDIAFFDQQGNRSQEQAAKASLAEKFPDYRFDVKNQASFARWRPGRRPYSSTEDGITEWLHTATAVGVKLDAQGQWQFFTPYGLDDLFAGVIRPTPVHTYDPKAHEKASSFLQKCPHLRLAS encoded by the coding sequence ATGGATAGTAAGACACGTTTACAGATAATCCTGGCTGATACACCCATCGGTGACGTATTACCTGCAATATCCTTGGTTAACCTACCAAACTGGTGGTTGGCAGGGGGTGCAGTGAGAAACACAGTTTGGCATTCAATCTTTGGTAGTAAATGTGAGTTAATCATCAACGACTTTGATATTGCATTTTTTGATCAACAAGGGAACCGTTCCCAGGAACAAGCAGCAAAAGCAAGTCTTGCCGAAAAATTTCCTGATTATCGATTTGATGTGAAAAATCAAGCTAGTTTTGCGCGCTGGCGTCCTGGTCGTAGACCCTATTCTAGTACAGAGGACGGGATCACAGAATGGTTGCATACTGCTACTGCTGTGGGAGTCAAACTAGATGCACAAGGACAATGGCAATTTTTCACTCCCTATGGCCTAGATGACCTGTTTGCTGGAGTTATCCGACCTACACCAGTACACACTTACGACCCAAAAGCCCACGAAAAGGCATCTAGTTTTCTGCAAAAGTGTCCTCATCTGCGGTTGGCATCATGA
- the gyrA gene encoding DNA topoisomerase (ATP-hydrolyzing) subunit A: MTTSQERIIPTDLRNEMSRSYLEYAMSVIVGRALPDARDGLKPVHRRILYAMHELGLLHDRPFRKCARVVGEVLGKYHPHGDTAVYDALVRMAQDFSMRSPLINGHGNFGSVDNDPPAAMRYTECRLQALTSASLLHDIESETVDFADNFDGSQQEPTVLPSRIPQLLLNGSSGIAVGMATNIPPHNLGELIDGVVALIHNPEITDLQLMQYIHGPDFPTGAQILGTAPIKEAYTTGRGSITMRGVANIETIEQRGRPEREAIIITELPYQTNKAALIEKIAELVNDKRIEGIADIRDESDRDGMRIVIELKRDAYPRVVLNNLYKQTPLQANFGANMLALVNGEPQILTIKQFLEVFLDFRIESINRRTRYELRKAQERDHLLQGLLIALSHLDAIINLIRHASDAPTAKGELITTYGLSEVQADAILQMQLRRLTALEADKIRIEHEDLQTQIADLLDILARRERVLEIIETEITQLKTSFATPRRTVITHAEGEIDERDLIANEKALILITQQGYIKRMPVSTFEAQSRATRGKAGAKVKDDDNIEHFLTCCDHDSVLFFSDRGVVYCLKAYQIPVGSRTSRGTPIVQMLPIPKEEKITSIVPVDEFSSEEYLVMLTKGGNIKKTELAAFSNIRANGLIAISLEEGDQLRWVRRARVEDSILIGSRQGMAIHFRCTHEQLRPLSRATRGVKAMKLKAKDELVGMDILPAAILDTLSSVTEGEIEEIETEEIENNEETTEVAGTNSIGPWVLVITNGGYGKRVPVGQFRLQNRAGQGLMATKFKNRKTKDQLATLRIVNNDDDEIMMVTNRGIIIRQAVNAISIQSRSATGVRVQRLDEDDAITGVAIVPPDTGEAEEVAE, translated from the coding sequence ATGACAACCTCACAGGAGAGGATTATCCCGACAGACCTGCGGAATGAAATGTCCCGGTCTTATCTGGAATACGCCATGAGTGTGATTGTGGGTCGGGCGCTGCCAGATGCCAGGGATGGTCTGAAACCTGTGCATCGCCGCATCCTCTACGCAATGCATGAACTAGGTTTGCTGCACGATCGCCCGTTTCGGAAATGCGCCCGTGTAGTGGGAGAAGTGCTGGGTAAATACCACCCCCACGGTGATACAGCCGTGTATGATGCATTGGTGCGGATGGCACAGGATTTCTCCATGCGATCGCCCCTAATCAACGGTCATGGTAACTTCGGTTCAGTAGATAACGATCCGCCAGCGGCAATGCGTTACACAGAATGCCGCTTGCAAGCTTTAACTAGTGCCTCTCTCCTCCATGACATTGAATCAGAAACCGTAGACTTTGCGGATAATTTCGACGGTTCCCAGCAAGAACCCACAGTTCTACCATCACGCATCCCCCAGTTGCTACTGAATGGTTCCTCTGGGATTGCTGTGGGGATGGCGACTAACATCCCACCCCACAATTTAGGAGAACTAATTGATGGCGTGGTGGCGCTGATTCACAACCCAGAAATCACCGACCTGCAGTTAATGCAGTATATCCACGGGCCAGACTTCCCAACTGGGGCGCAAATTCTGGGAACAGCACCAATTAAAGAAGCCTACACCACCGGGCGCGGTTCGATTACTATGCGCGGTGTCGCTAACATCGAAACCATCGAACAACGGGGTCGTCCAGAACGGGAAGCAATTATTATTACCGAATTGCCCTACCAAACCAACAAAGCGGCACTGATTGAAAAAATCGCCGAGTTGGTGAACGACAAACGGATAGAAGGAATCGCAGATATTCGAGACGAAAGCGATCGCGACGGGATGCGAATCGTGATTGAATTAAAACGTGATGCCTATCCCCGCGTGGTGCTGAACAACCTCTATAAACAAACGCCACTGCAAGCCAACTTTGGGGCTAACATGCTGGCGTTGGTGAATGGTGAACCCCAAATCCTCACCATCAAACAGTTCTTAGAAGTCTTCTTGGATTTTCGGATTGAATCCATCAACAGACGCACCCGCTACGAACTGCGAAAAGCCCAAGAACGGGATCATCTCCTGCAAGGTTTATTGATTGCGCTGTCTCATTTAGATGCAATTATTAACTTGATTCGTCATGCTTCTGATGCACCCACAGCCAAAGGTGAATTAATCACCACATATGGCCTTTCAGAAGTACAAGCCGACGCAATTTTACAAATGCAACTGCGGCGGTTGACAGCCCTAGAAGCAGATAAAATTCGCATTGAACACGAAGACTTACAAACACAGATTGCTGACTTGCTAGATATTCTGGCACGCCGAGAAAGGGTGCTGGAAATTATTGAAACCGAAATTACCCAACTAAAAACCAGCTTCGCCACACCTCGACGCACAGTCATCACCCACGCGGAAGGGGAAATTGATGAACGTGATCTGATTGCTAACGAAAAAGCCCTAATTCTGATCACACAGCAAGGTTATATCAAACGGATGCCCGTCAGCACCTTTGAAGCCCAAAGCCGCGCCACTAGAGGCAAAGCCGGGGCTAAAGTCAAAGATGATGACAACATTGAGCATTTCCTAACTTGTTGTGATCATGACAGCGTTTTATTTTTTAGCGATCGCGGTGTCGTCTACTGCCTCAAAGCCTATCAAATCCCCGTAGGTTCCCGTACCAGCCGCGGCACACCAATTGTGCAAATGTTGCCCATTCCCAAGGAAGAAAAAATTACCTCCATCGTCCCCGTTGACGAGTTTAGCAGTGAGGAATACTTGGTGATGCTCACCAAAGGCGGCAACATCAAAAAAACTGAATTGGCAGCCTTTAGCAACATTCGGGCCAACGGCTTAATCGCTATTTCCTTAGAAGAAGGCGACCAACTCCGCTGGGTAAGACGCGCCAGAGTCGAAGATAGCATCCTCATTGGTTCTAGACAAGGCATGGCGATTCACTTCCGCTGCACCCACGAACAACTCCGTCCCCTCAGTCGGGCGACTCGTGGTGTCAAAGCGATGAAGTTAAAAGCTAAAGATGAATTAGTCGGGATGGATATTCTCCCAGCAGCCATTTTGGATACTTTGAGTAGTGTTACCGAAGGCGAAATCGAAGAAATCGAGACGGAAGAGATCGAAAATAACGAAGAAACCACAGAAGTAGCAGGAACTAATAGCATCGGTCCTTGGGTGTTGGTAATTACCAACGGTGGTTATGGTAAGCGCGTTCCCGTTGGCCAATTCCGCCTGCAAAATCGCGCTGGACAAGGTTTAATGGCAACAAAATTCAAAAACCGCAAAACCAAAGACCAATTAGCCACCCTCCGCATTGTCAATAACGACGATGACGAAATCATGATGGTTACAAATCGCGGTATTATTATTCGTCAGGCAGTGAACGCAATTTCTATCCAATCACGATCAGCTACTGGCGTGAGAGTACAGCGTTTAGACGAAGATGACGCCATCACCGGAGTAGCGATCGTTCCTCCTGATACAGGTGAAGCAGAAGAAGTAGCAGAATAA